The Anabaena sp. WA102 genome contains a region encoding:
- a CDS encoding TIGR03279 family radical SAM protein, giving the protein MTTIQPAKITKVLPDSIAEEIGFTAGDAIVAINGTQPRDLIDYQFLCADEILELEVLDATGKTHHVEIEKDYDDDLGLEFATALFDGLIQCNNRCPFCFIDQQPPGKRTSLYLKDDDYRLSFLYGSYLTLTNLTAREWQRIEQMRLSPLYVSVHSTEPDVRIRLLKNNRAGEILSQIKWFQERRLQIHAQVVVCPGINDGEHLERTLRDLTSFHTGELPTVASIAVVPVGLTRFRPQEDELIPVTREKAQEVIYQVKLLSQEFRQEYNSSVVWLADEWFLIAGEELPTEAEYEEYPQIDNGVGSIRLFIKQFTQTATELLPPKITNQRRLTWVVGNAVETAFQPLVEQLNTVTGLEVNMRALSSDYWGQSISVTGLLTGHDLLLNLKGQDLGEGILLPSVMLKHGELVFLDDMTVAEVSQKLNVSIFPVAGVEELINTCLQAD; this is encoded by the coding sequence ATGACTACCATTCAACCTGCGAAAATTACCAAGGTGCTACCTGACTCAATTGCGGAGGAAATTGGCTTTACAGCCGGTGATGCGATTGTGGCTATTAATGGCACACAACCCCGTGATTTAATTGATTATCAATTTTTATGTGCTGATGAAATTCTCGAATTAGAAGTTTTAGATGCGACGGGGAAAACCCATCATGTCGAAATTGAAAAGGATTATGATGATGATTTAGGACTGGAATTTGCTACAGCTTTATTTGATGGGTTGATTCAGTGCAATAACCGTTGTCCCTTTTGCTTTATTGATCAACAACCACCAGGAAAACGAACTAGTTTATATTTAAAAGATGATGATTATCGCCTAAGCTTTTTATATGGTTCTTATCTAACTTTAACGAATTTAACCGCGAGAGAATGGCAAAGAATTGAACAAATGCGGTTATCACCTCTCTATGTTTCCGTGCATTCCACGGAACCAGATGTGAGAATTAGACTTTTAAAAAATAATCGTGCCGGGGAAATATTATCACAAATTAAATGGTTTCAAGAACGAAGATTGCAAATTCATGCTCAAGTTGTTGTCTGTCCTGGTATAAATGATGGTGAACATTTAGAGAGGACATTGCGGGATTTAACATCTTTTCATACTGGAGAATTACCAACGGTAGCATCAATAGCAGTTGTCCCGGTGGGTTTGACGCGGTTTCGTCCCCAGGAAGATGAACTCATACCTGTGACGCGGGAAAAAGCCCAAGAGGTAATCTATCAAGTTAAATTACTCTCCCAGGAATTTCGCCAAGAATATAATTCTAGTGTCGTCTGGTTAGCTGATGAATGGTTTTTAATTGCTGGGGAGGAATTACCTACTGAAGCTGAATATGAAGAATATCCGCAAATTGATAATGGTGTAGGTTCAATTCGCTTATTTATTAAACAGTTTACCCAAACTGCAACTGAGTTATTACCACCAAAAATTACCAATCAACGCAGATTAACTTGGGTTGTCGGTAATGCAGTGGAAACAGCATTTCAACCCTTGGTAGAACAGTTAAATACTGTCACGGGTTTAGAAGTGAATATGCGAGCTTTATCTAGCGATTATTGGGGACAAAGTATCAGTGTGACTGGTTTATTAACCGGACATGATTTACTTTTAAACTTAAAAGGGCAAGATTTAGGAGAGGGAATTTTATTACCTAGCGTCATGCTGAAGCATGGAGAATTGGTATTTTTAGATGATATGACGGTTGCAGAAGTATCTCAAAAATTAAATGTCAGTATTTTCCCTGTAGCGGGAGTTGAGGAATTAATCAATACTTGTCTTCAAGCGGACTAA
- a CDS encoding undecaprenyl-diphosphate phosphatase, whose protein sequence is MTTILEVNSINLLSWQLLQVGVPEGNLIQLIFQAFILGIVQGITEFLPISSTAHLEVFTKVFHWQELSSKAFLATIQFGSVIAVLIYFWTDIKQILTGGFKAFQQKDWEQEEWKLLVGIAIGTLPAVIGGFVLKKALNSEDSAINSMTSIAIVSIVMSLLLGASEKLGSHKRDFSTLTIRDGLLIGIGQMMALAPGASRSGSTLTTALFLGLERQTAARFSFLLGIPTLTLATVYQFLKEALGKIDLVVVGVGTLSAFVFSYISIAWLLRYLQTKNTWIFVWYRLAFGATILSAIAAGMLKNS, encoded by the coding sequence ATGACAACAATCTTAGAAGTGAATAGTATAAATTTACTATCATGGCAACTGTTACAGGTAGGAGTACCGGAAGGGAATCTGATTCAGTTAATTTTTCAGGCTTTTATTTTGGGTATAGTTCAAGGGATTACAGAGTTTTTACCCATTAGCAGCACGGCTCATTTAGAGGTGTTTACCAAGGTTTTTCATTGGCAGGAATTGAGTTCAAAAGCTTTTCTGGCAACAATTCAATTTGGTAGTGTCATAGCGGTATTAATTTATTTTTGGACAGATATTAAACAGATATTAACTGGAGGTTTCAAGGCTTTTCAACAAAAAGACTGGGAACAGGAAGAATGGAAATTGTTAGTAGGCATAGCTATAGGAACTTTACCTGCTGTAATCGGCGGATTTGTCCTGAAAAAAGCATTAAATAGCGAAGATTCAGCTATTAACAGTATGACTTCTATTGCAATAGTATCAATTGTTATGTCGCTGTTATTAGGTGCATCGGAAAAACTGGGCAGTCATAAGCGAGATTTTAGCACCCTAACAATTCGTGATGGTTTGTTGATTGGGATCGGACAAATGATGGCTTTAGCCCCTGGTGCGTCTCGTTCGGGTTCAACTTTAACTACAGCCTTGTTTCTCGGCTTAGAAAGGCAAACAGCCGCTAGATTTTCTTTTCTTTTAGGTATTCCGACTTTAACACTTGCTACCGTGTATCAGTTTTTGAAGGAGGCATTGGGGAAAATTGACCTAGTTGTGGTAGGTGTAGGGACATTATCTGCGTTTGTTTTTTCTTATATCTCTATTGCTTGGCTGTTGCGTTATCTGCAAACCAAGAATACTTGGATATTTGTTTGGTATCGGTTGGCATTTGGAGCAACAATATTAAGTGCGATCGCTGCGGGAATGTTAAAAAATAGTTAG